The DNA region GCCCACAGATGTGACCATACTAACTAAGGAAGATCTCGTCTGATTACCATGGCCAAACAGAAACACGTCGAGACCTGGGAAGACGTCCAGGGAATGAAGTCGACCGCCGAGATCCTTCTGCCGAAGGACCCTCTTGACAGGGTCCTCGGTCAGGAGGAAGCCATCGAGCTGGCGAAGATCGCTGCCAAACAGCGCAGGCATCTGCTGCTCGTAGGTCCTCCCGGTACCGGTAAGTCGATGATCGCACGCGCACTGTCGATGAACCTTCCTGCACCTACGCAGGAGGTCCGTGTCGTCAAGAATCCCGAGAATCCTGAGAGGCCTCTGCTTTCCGTCCTCAGTGCGGAAGAGGTCCTCAAGGAGGAGGATATGAAATCAGCATCCATAGGCATTCTGCTGACGCCTGAACAGGCGCCTCCGTCCGTTGCCGAGCATTTGGGATACAGGTGTAAGTTCTGCGGAGGCTATTCGCTTCCTACAGACCTTTCCTGCCCCCATTGCAACCAGACCAAATTGGATGCGACAGCGAACAAGAGCAATCCCTTCCAGGATCTACTAAGCAACCTCGGTGGCATGTTGGACATGCCTATGCCTGAGATCACAGCCGGAAAAGAGAAGGTCACTACACGCGGAAGGAATGACGAACAGGTCATCTTTGAGCGTGCTGGCGACAAGGTCCGCATGCTGGATAAGGATGCCATCGAGAAGAGGGCCGAACTCCGCACCACTAGCAACGAGAAGGTCCTTGTGAAACTCAGGAGGAACCCATTCGTTCTGGCCACCGGTGCATCCGAGACAGAACTCTTGGGAGATGTCCGCCACGATCCTTACGGAGGTCATGAGAAACTCGGTTCCCCCGCATACGAGAGAATCGTTGCAGGTTCGATCCACGAGGCTCACGAAGGAGTTCTATTCATCGATGAGATCTCACACCTCAAGGACCTGCAGAGATACATCCTTACCGCTATGCAGGACAAGGTGTTCCCCATCACCGGTAGGAACCCCCAGTCAGCCGGAGCAAGCGTCAAGGTGGATTCTGTGCCTTGCGATTTCATCCTCGTAGCGGCCTGTAACATACAGGACTTGGAGAACATCCTCTCCCCGCTGAGGTCAAGGATCGTCGGAAACGGATACGAGGTCCTGGTGGACATAGCAATGCCTGATACCCCTCACAACCGCGCCAGGTACGCCCAGTTCGTGGCTCAGGAGGTCCAGATCGACGGACACATCCCGCATGCTACCATCGAGGCTGTCGAGAAGATCATCGCCGAAGGAAAGAGACGCGCCAAACTGGACAACCAGAACAATTCCCTCACTCTCAGACTGAGGGAGCTGGGCGGACTCATCAGGTCTGCCGGAGACATAGCCGTCCTCGAAGGTGCGAAGTACATAACCGGCGACCACATCAATCGTGCACTCAGGAGATCGAGAAGCGTCGAGGAGCAGATCAAGGAGCGTTACGGTTCCTACAACAAAGGTCTCTCCAAGGACGTATCCTCG from Thermoplasmata archaeon includes:
- a CDS encoding AAA family ATPase, coding for MAKQKHVETWEDVQGMKSTAEILLPKDPLDRVLGQEEAIELAKIAAKQRRHLLLVGPPGTGKSMIARALSMNLPAPTQEVRVVKNPENPERPLLSVLSAEEVLKEEDMKSASIGILLTPEQAPPSVAEHLGYRCKFCGGYSLPTDLSCPHCNQTKLDATANKSNPFQDLLSNLGGMLDMPMPEITAGKEKVTTRGRNDEQVIFERAGDKVRMLDKDAIEKRAELRTTSNEKVLVKLRRNPFVLATGASETELLGDVRHDPYGGHEKLGSPAYERIVAGSIHEAHEGVLFIDEISHLKDLQRYILTAMQDKVFPITGRNPQSAGASVKVDSVPCDFILVAACNIQDLENILSPLRSRIVGNGYEVLVDIAMPDTPHNRARYAQFVAQEVQIDGHIPHATIEAVEKIIAEGKRRAKLDNQNNSLTLRLRELGGLIRSAGDIAVLEGAKYITGDHINRALRRSRSVEEQIKERYGSYNKGLSKDVSSAQKERSGYYFETEHLDDSMFS